The region TACTGGCACAAACCTATAAAAGAGGTTGAGAAGAGAGGAGGCTGTGCTGCCTGCCATAACCCACACGGTTCTAAGTATCCATACATACTTAAGAAGTTCTTCACAAAAGAGTTCTATCTTGAAGGTTCAAAGTTTGGAGATATGATGTGCTTCAGCTGTCACAAGGAAAAAGAGAGATTTACAGAAAGGATAACCGTTAAGGCAACTAACTTTAGAAATGGTGAGCTGAATCTTCATTTTATCCATACACAGGGTAAAAAAGGAAGAACATGTATAGCATGTCACGATCCACATGCTTCAAAATGGCCTACACTTATAGGAAAGTATACAGAGTTTAACGGAATACTTTTCCCTATAAGATATAAGAAAACGAAAACAGGTGGTTCATGTGCTCCTGCCTGTCATGATGAGTTCAAATATGATAGGTTAAAACCTGTTAAAAATATCGGTGCTATAAGACAGGAGTTTAAATAATACTTGTGGACTGAGTGAAATGGGAAGATTAATTGGATTTATAGGACTGCTTTTATTTTTTTCGAGCTTAACCGTATACGGTAAGGAGGATAAGGTTATACGTATTCCATTACATTTAAAGACAGAAAGTAAGGATCCTATAGAGATAATACAGCCGTACGACAACAGTATCCATTATGAGGATACCGCCTCAATAGTAATAAAGATTGATCAGAAAAGGGTTAAGAAGATAGAGGTTATAACAACATACCAGATATTCAAACTTGATGCTGAGGAAACTCTTCTATACAAAGACAAAAAAAGAAAAGAGGTACATCATATAAAGATAAAGAAAGACAGGGATACTTACTGTAAAAGTATAAACCTCAGATATGGGAAAAATCTCATTCAGGTTATCGGATATACAAAAGACGGTAAAAAGGTAAAGAAGGTTGTAGAGATATATCTTGCATCTCCTGTTCTCAGAGCATACAAATATCCACCTCCCAAGTATAAGGAGATCTTCTTCCACAAGGATGAGAATGAGATAGTATGTGTAGAGTGTCATGATATGACAGTTAATGAGATAAAAGGTGTTGCTTTTGAAGATGTTACAAAATCTAACTGTTATCCCTGTCATAAAAAGTTGATGACGAAATATGAGTACAAACATGCACCTGCAAGAAACTGGCTGTGTGCAACAACCTGTCATACAGGAAAAACAGGAAGGTTAAATAAAAGGCTTGAAGGAAAATCTAAGTATGTGTATCCTGAACCTCAGGGTGAACTGTGTTATACTTGTCATAAGAAAAAACTTAAAGAGTGGGATGAGAAGAAATTCCATCACGATCCTGTAGTTGCCGGTATGTGTGACAAATGCCATAATCCACATGCTTCACCTTATAGGTACTTTTTGAGAAAACCTGTATGGTACCTCTGTACAACATGCCATGAGGATAAAATTTTAAGAGGCCATATCGCATTTACATTTCTTGGGAAACCTCACCCTACAAAAGGATATAAGGATCCTTCTGATCCTAAACAGGAGAGGGAACTGTCCTGTATAAGCTGTCATGAACCGCATTCATCAGATAATAACTATATGCTTGTAAAAGAGTTTAAAACATTGTGTAATATGTGTCATAAGAAGTAATTTCAGGGGAGACAAGATGACAAGACTTTTAGTTATTTTACTGGTATTTGTGATTTTTTCAGCATCTAATGCGATTGAGATTTTATCGCCTTTAGATAAGGATATATATCAGGAGGAGTTTGCCTCCGTATCTGTCAGACTCTCACAGGATGAGGTAAAAAAAGGTTCCCATATATTAATAAATGTAAATGGTGCGAGGGAGTACAAAATAAAGATAAGTAAAGACAGAGATACTTTCTGTAAATCTGTGAAGATAAGACCTGGAGAGAACAAAATAAAGGTGATCTATTATTCATCAGATGGTATTGAGGGGGAGAAAGAGGTATCCGTCTTTCTCTATTCTCCGATATATAAAGAAGCTGAAGAACCACCTTACATTTATGAGGAAGTAGCTTTTCATCAAAAAGAGAATGAGAATAAATGTTCAAAATGTCATGATATGCGTTCTCTGAAACCTGAGGTGATTCCACCATCCCCTGAATCTTCACCATGTTACAGCTGTCATAAGGTTTTAACATCAAGAGCCAGAGTGCATGCTCCTTCTGCAAACTATGTTTGTAATTACTGCCATATTGATGAAGGTAAAAGTTATGAAAGGTATGAGACACCATTTCCTATAGCTGATACATGTTTTTCCTGTCATGAGTTTAGAAAGAAAGTATGGTGGAATAAAAAGTATATTCACGGCCCAACATCAACAGGTCAGTGTAATATATGCCATAACCCCCACTCATCAGATAATCTGTTTTTTGTTAAAAAGCCTATATGGAATCTATGTACATCCTGCCACAGTGAGAAAGCATCGGGTGTTCACGTTGTTGCCGGCTTTGTTTACGGAAAGTCACATCCAACTAAAGGAAGACCGGATCCATCCAGACCTGGAAGAGAGCTGGTATGTTCAAGCTGTCATAATCCCCATGGGTCAAACTACAAATTCTTTTTCAACAACGATTATACAGGTGACAGGTATATATGTCTGATGTGTCATAAAAAATAAGCTAAATCAGATACATATTCTTTCCGATCCATTATATATAAGTCCAGAATCAGATTTACAGACCAGACAGTAAGTTAGTGCTTGTTAACCGAGTATGTTTGGACTTATTATTAATTTGTCATAATATTTAGTAAATATTCACTAATTAATTTTTGCTTATATATTTATATTATAAAATCATTTTTGGAGGAAAAGAATATGGCGAAGGTAGTAATCGTAGGGGCAGGATTTGCAGGCCATTACGCCGCACTTGTTCTTCAGGATGCCCTGAAAGGAAAGGGCAATCATGAAATTACTGTCATCAGTCGTGTTCCTAAGTTTACCTACATTCCTTCTCTAGTCTGGGTAGGAATAGGGCAGATGACAGCTGAAGAGACACAGTTTGACCTGAAACCTGTTTACGACAAAGTGGGGATCAATTACATTCATGGAACGGTTACAGAGGTACATCCTGATGATCAGTATGTTGTTGCTCAGCTCCCTAACGGTGAGACACAGAATGTGAGCTATGATTATGTTATTATCGCAACAGGACCTTACTTAAATTTTGCTGCTACTGAAGGGTTAGGTCCGGAAAACGGGTATACACAGTCTATCTGTACACCTCCTCACGCAACACAGGCAGCTTCAGCTTATCTTGATCTTGTCAGCAGAATGGAGAAAGGTGAGAAGGTAAAGATTATTGTAGGAACAGGTCACGGTATGTGTACATGTCAGGGAGCAGCTTTTGAGTATATCTGTAACATCCATAACGATCTTGTGGATAGAGGTTTAAGGGATAAGGCTGAACTTCTCTGGATATCAAACGAACCTGCTCTCGGTGATTTTGGT is a window of Persephonella marina EX-H1 DNA encoding:
- a CDS encoding cytochrome c3 family protein, with amino-acid sequence MTRLLVILLVFVIFSASNAIEILSPLDKDIYQEEFASVSVRLSQDEVKKGSHILINVNGAREYKIKISKDRDTFCKSVKIRPGENKIKVIYYSSDGIEGEKEVSVFLYSPIYKEAEEPPYIYEEVAFHQKENENKCSKCHDMRSLKPEVIPPSPESSPCYSCHKVLTSRARVHAPSANYVCNYCHIDEGKSYERYETPFPIADTCFSCHEFRKKVWWNKKYIHGPTSTGQCNICHNPHSSDNLFFVKKPIWNLCTSCHSEKASGVHVVAGFVYGKSHPTKGRPDPSRPGRELVCSSCHNPHGSNYKFFFNNDYTGDRYICLMCHKK
- a CDS encoding cytochrome c3 family protein — encoded protein: MGRLIGFIGLLLFFSSLTVYGKEDKVIRIPLHLKTESKDPIEIIQPYDNSIHYEDTASIVIKIDQKRVKKIEVITTYQIFKLDAEETLLYKDKKRKEVHHIKIKKDRDTYCKSINLRYGKNLIQVIGYTKDGKKVKKVVEIYLASPVLRAYKYPPPKYKEIFFHKDENEIVCVECHDMTVNEIKGVAFEDVTKSNCYPCHKKLMTKYEYKHAPARNWLCATTCHTGKTGRLNKRLEGKSKYVYPEPQGELCYTCHKKKLKEWDEKKFHHDPVVAGMCDKCHNPHASPYRYFLRKPVWYLCTTCHEDKILRGHIAFTFLGKPHPTKGYKDPSDPKQERELSCISCHEPHSSDNNYMLVKEFKTLCNMCHKK